The following are encoded in a window of Acidimicrobiales bacterium genomic DNA:
- a CDS encoding sigma-70 family RNA polymerase sigma factor, translating into MRTPAEFCDEIRDRLVGSLTIYCGDRHVAEELAQDALVRAWERWDTVGSMASPEAWTYRTAFNLATSWHRRRSAERRARRRLAARPAPEPIPPDVHGALRAAVLGLPPRQRAVITCRFFLDLSVDDTAALLECAPGTVKAATHQALSALRASGVGRDEDTTEEVHP; encoded by the coding sequence ATGCGCACGCCGGCAGAGTTCTGCGACGAGATCCGGGACCGGCTGGTCGGTTCGCTGACGATCTACTGCGGTGACCGTCATGTCGCCGAAGAGCTCGCGCAGGACGCGCTCGTCCGCGCATGGGAGCGATGGGACACCGTCGGGTCGATGGCGTCGCCCGAGGCGTGGACCTACCGGACGGCGTTCAACCTGGCCACGAGCTGGCACCGCCGGCGTTCCGCTGAACGCCGTGCCCGGCGCCGCCTCGCCGCCCGCCCGGCGCCCGAGCCCATCCCACCTGACGTGCACGGCGCCCTCCGCGCCGCCGTCCTCGGCCTCCCGCCACGACAACGCGCCGTCATCACGTGCCGGTTCTTCCTCGACCTGTCGGTCGACGACACCGCGGCGCTGCTGGAGTGCGCCCCCGGCACCGTGAAGGCCGCCACCCACCAGGCGCTCTCCGCCCTACGAGCGAGCGGCGTGGGTCGAGATGAGGACACCACCGAGGAGGTGCACCCATGA